One Etheostoma spectabile isolate EspeVRDwgs_2016 chromosome 12, UIUC_Espe_1.0, whole genome shotgun sequence genomic window carries:
- the stard3nl gene encoding STARD3 N-terminal-like protein yields the protein MDSRCSSSADSRLTGRGPGSNNGTPIGARGDSCEVGEKKCISDVRRTFCLFVTFDLLFITMLWIIELNVNGGIQKQLEKEVLHYDYHASFFDIFLLAVFRFAALILAYAVCKLRHWWAIAITTATSCAFLIVKVILSKVILMVAFGYLLPIISFVLAWIETWLLDFKVLPQENEDENRYQSIMDATERVPPLGPGPLSDGQFYSPPESVADSDEELDDKHDPEIGLIQ from the exons ATGGACAGCCGATGCAGCAGTAGCGCCGATTCACGGCTGACCGGCAGGGGGCCCGGGTCCAACAACGGCACGCCCATCGGCGCCAGAGGGGATTCATGCGAAGTTGGGGAGAAGAAGTGCATCTCGGACGTGAGGAGGACCTTCTGCCTCTTCGTCACCTTTGACCTCCTGTTCATCACGATGCTCTGGATCATAGAGCTCAAT GTGAACGGCGGCATTCAGAAGCAGCTGGAGAAAGAAGTCCTGCACTACGACTACCACGCCTCCTTCTTCGACATCTTT CTCCTGGCTGTCTTCAGGTTTGCCGCCCTCATCCTGGCGTACGCCGTCTGTAAGCTTCGCCACTGGTGGGCCATCGCG ATCACCACGGCAACCAGCTGTGCTTTCCTGATTGTTAAAGTCATTTTATCAAAGGTAA TTCTAATGGTGGCCTTTGGGTACCTGCTGCCCATCATCTCCTTCGTGTTGGCCTGGATAGAAACATGGCTGCTCGACTTCAAGGTTCTGCCTCAGGAGAACGAAGACGAAAACA GATATCAGTCCATCATGGACGCCACAGAGCGAGTCCCCCCTCTGGGTCCGGGACCTTTATCTGACGGACAGTTCTACTCCCCACCAGAGTCCGTGGCAG ACTCCGACGAGGAACTGGATGATAAACACGATCCAGAAATAGGACTCATTCAGTAG